A genomic region of Trypanosoma brucei brucei TREU927 chromosome 3, complete sequence contains the following coding sequences:
- a CDS encoding transcription activator, putative (Predicted DC1 (Divergent C1) Pfam domain (PF03107) below Pfam recommended threshold at residues 795-825 (pers. comm. K. Mensa-Wilmot, University of Georgia); similar to Possible global transcription activator SNF2L1. (Swiss-Prot:P28370) [Homo sapiens]) → MKFENPVAAFLESRNPARASLKRNRTFVDFSALNSEAETPVADVGASDHDVTSLVGAAEEEDWTNVATVSSSPVKVLLLPDDGEEEEEELRLLLGDRGKVFVRPKDPPVRQESSTDVTSEENDVANVSADVDDKVKQNQVSLGDVLWEKLSNADREELAERFERHFLWELSKDVELACTYQPFFTSKTMRLIQDGVQSSQFLPPKILSRETTNSPDGYVLRPYQFDGVQFLVNRFHSGMPSVLGDDMGLGKTAQVSAFLNGLKTLYNVGGPHLIVVPLNTVTGWARELSRWAPTLHVVSYNGDGKERAMLRGGRGSKRGVFVTTPAILRRDRGFFCKRSWVVAVVDEAHMLKESTATISHVARRITACFRLAMTGTPIQNSVKEVWSIMMFLYPSFCALYERNGGDTISAANNCAKLLQHVMLRRTKSTTDLGIPPRVDEPVIMVEPTRIQRALLLRMTERALREDGGVFQNHLAHQRVICSHPLALRLLTMEGRDSLTRVEDRLSACGISLDERSIIAPSGKMIELDRMLREFHMNGHRCLIFSNFTCVLDLLQGLCILRDYSHERIDGSAQRVERELSMARFNGPASKVFVFLISTMSGGVGITLTGADIVILFDANFNPQMDRQAADRAHRIGQTRTVRVFRLCCKETVEERIQDIALRRLSLGEFVVDGAAVGDDNSATEIPGSYIQQLFSTSTSGENREEHWSVGSKDHRDGLTEEQQGMKKDDPVVIDSGAGEGVESAQVPFVSPQDQSNAEDDAIVDDILRMEAGGASTMLSAKPIGRVARVTIGVTHECFVCGEGMRPLQPLFHCSWCTKAYHAECANERVLPEGVSAPRNWTCPRHRCDLCEKVATTDGALFMCYECPAAFCFDCLDKDYLDLDNDGVNFLHIHRNYPGMETEGMDVRRNVYYIRCFRCSGVLSSSSTSVSGSTEEDTTSIDGSFSESH, encoded by the coding sequence ATGAAGTTTGAGAACCCCGTTGCTGCCTTTCTAGAGAGCCGAAATCCGGCTCGTGCGAGTCTCAAACGGAACCGCACCTTCGTTGATTTCTCAGCACTGAATTCCGAAGCGGAAACACCTGTGGCGGATGTGGGGGCGAGCGACCATGATGTAACAAGCTTGGTCGGTGCTGCCGAAGAGGAGGATTGGACGAATGTTGCCACTGTTTCATCGAGTCCCGTGAAGGTCCTCTTGCTTCCTGATGatggggaggaagaggaggaagagctgCGGCTTCTTCTTGGTGACAGGGGCAAGGTTTTTGTCCGCCCTAAAGACCCACCAGTTCGACAAGAAAGTTCGACCGATGTCACGTCGGAGGAAAATGATGTGGCCAATGTTTCTGCCGATGTGGACGACAAGGTGAAACAGAACCAGGTGTCACTGGGCGATGTCCTATGGGAAAAGCTTTCCAATGCCGACCGAGAAGAGTTGGCCGAACGGTTCGAGCGACATTTTCTTTGGGAACTTTCCAAAGATGTGGAACTGGCATGTACTTACCAGCCCTTTTTCACAAGCAAGACGATGCGTTTGATCCAGGACGGGGTGCAGTCATCTCAGTTCCTTCCACCAAAAATATTGAGTCGTGAAACAACGAATTCCCCTGACGGGTACGTGCTACGTCCATACCAGTTCGATGGAGTCCAATTTTTGGTAAATCGTTTTCATAGTGGAATGCCCAGCGTTCTTGGTGATGACATGGGTCTGGGGAAAACGGCACAAGTTTCGGCGTTCCTCAACGGTTTAAAGACACTTTACAACGTTGGTGGCCCTCACCTAATTGTGGTGCCCCTTAACACCGTCACAGGTTGGGCGCGGGAGTTGTCCCGATGGGCACCTACGCTACATGTGGTGAGTTACAACGGTGACGGCAAAGAACGAGCGATGCTCCGCGGTGGAAGGGGTAGTAAGCGCGGCGTTTTTGTTACTACTCCCGCGATTTTACGTAGAGATCGAGGTTTCTTTTGTAAGCGGTCGTGGGTGGTTGCCGTTGTGGATGAGGCACACATGCTGAAGGAAAGCACGGCGACAATCTCTCATGTGGCTCGGAGGATCACAGCGTGCTTCCGGTTAGCCATGACGGGCACACCGATTCAAAATTCTGTGAAGGAGGTGTGGAGTATAATGATGTTCCTTTATCCCTCATTTTGCGCCCTCTACGAGAGGAACGGTGGTGATACCATTTCGGCCGCAAACAACTGTGCAAAGCTTCTGCAACACGTTATGCTGCGGCGAACGAAGTCTACCACCGATCTTGGCATCCCCCCGCGTGTGGACGAACCAGTCATTATGGTGGAACCTACGAGAATACAACGGGCGCTGCTGTTGAGAATGACGGAACGGGCTCTCAGGGAGGATGGTGGTGTATTCCAGAACCATTTGGCACATCAACGAGTGATTTGCAGTCACCCACTTGCGCTCCGTCTGCTAACCATGGAGGGGCGGGACTCTCTTACTAGAGTGGAGGACCGACTGTCGGCATGTGGTATTTCGCTAGATGAGAGATCGATCATAGCACCAAGCGGGAAGATGATAGAGCTTGATCGTATGTTGCGTGAATTCCATATGAACGGTCACCGGTGTCTTATTTTCTCGAACTTCACATGTGTCCTGGACCTTTTGCAAGGGCTTTGCATCCTGCGTGACTACAGTCATGAGCGTATAGATGGCAGTGCACAGCGAGTAGAGCGTGAGCTCTCGATGGCGCGTTTCAACGGACCGGCATCCAAAGTGTTTGTGTTCCTTATTTCCACAATGTCAGGGGGAGTTGGGATAACTCTTACTGGCGCTGATATCGTTATTCTCTTTGACGCTAACTTCAATCCGCAAATGGACAGACAGGCTGCCGACAGGGCGCACCGCATTGGGCAAACGCGCACCGTCCGCGTGTTTCGTCTTTGTTGCAAAGAGACAGTTGAGGAGCGTATTCAAGACATCGCCTTGCGGAGGCTCTCCTTAGGCGAGTTTGTCGTAGATGGCGCTGCAGTGGGTGATGATAATTCAGCTACAGAAATACCGGGTAGTTACATTCAACAACTTTTTTCGACATCAACAAGCGGTGAGAACAGGGAAGAACACTGGAGTGTCGGGTCGAAGGATCACCGCGACGGACTAACTGAAGAACAGCAGGGGATGAAAAAAGATGACCCCGTTGTTATCGATTCCGGTGCAGGTGAGGGTGTGGAGAGTGCTCAAgttcctttcgtttccccCCAAGATCAGAGCAACGCCGAGGACGATGCGATAGTTGATGATATTTTGCGCATGGAGGCGGGAGGAGCATCAACTATGCTTTCGGCAAAGCCCATCGGTCGCGTTGCTCGGGTGACAATTGGTGTCACCCATGAGTGCTTTGTGTGCGGGGAGGGGATGCGGCCATTACAACCTCTTTTCCATTGTTCTTGGTGCACGAAAGCCTATCATGCAGAGTGTGCTAACGAGCGCGTCCTACCGGAGGGTGTTTCGGCCCCGCGGAATTGGACGTGCCCACGTCACAGATGCGACCTTTGCGAAAAGGTTGCGACAACAGATGGGGCGCTATTTATGTGTTATGAGTGCCCAGCAGCGTTTTGTTTCGATTGCCTTGACAAGGACTACCTTGATCTTGACAACGATGGAGTCAATTTTCTTCACATCCACCGGAACTATCCTGGAATGGAGACGGAAGGAATGGATGTGCGACGCAATGTGTACTACATCcggtgcttccgctgcagtGGGGTTCTTTCCTCCTCGTCCACGTCGGTTAGCGGAAGCACGGAAGAGGACACAACCAGCATTGACGGCAGTTTCAGTGAATCTCACTAG